A single genomic interval of Eurosta solidaginis isolate ZX-2024a chromosome 3, ASM4086904v1, whole genome shotgun sequence harbors:
- the Ccs gene encoding copper chaperone for superoxide dismutase gives MSDIKVEFAVQMRGEHCVENVRNVLKNAGKVHIDEKKGRVTIETAEPWCILKEQIESTGRKAVLVGFGGQSAVAIINTTGSDADRTPIQGVLRFSSLTKDQAGVVVDGVVDGLTPGLHGLHVHEAGDISGGCATLGDHYNPRGSPHGSRDDEPEARHAGDLGNIRADENGRATFRFVDPVLAVWDVIGRAVAITANADDMGRGNNAQSQIDGNSGERIACGIIARSAGIMENFKKICACDGVTLWDERSKPLAGGDRAQKL, from the exons ATGAGTGATATAAAg GTTGAATTCGCTGTGCAAATGCGTGGCGAACACTGCGTCGAAAATGTACGCAATGTACTCAAAAACGCCGGCAAGGTACATATTGATGAAAAAAAGGGCCGAGTCACAATCGAAACAGCAGAACCTTGGTGCATTTTGAAAGAACAAATAGAAAGTACTGGACGGAAGGCTGTACTGGTGGGTTTTGGTGGACAATCGGCTGTTGCGATAATAAATACAACTGGTAGTGATGCCGATCGTACGCCTATACAAGGCGTTCTACGTTTTAGTTCTTTAACAAAAGATCAAGCTGGTGTCGTAGTTGATGGCGTTGTAGATGGGTTGACACCAGGTTTACATGGATTGCATGTACATGAGGCTGGTGATATATCAGGTGGTTGTGCAACATTGGGGGATCATTATAATCCACGTGGCTCACCACATGGTAGTCGGGATGATGAGCCCGAAGCGAGACACGCTGGTGATCTGGGTAATATACGTGCTGATGAGAATGGACGTGCCACCTTTCGTTTTGTTGATCCCGTTTTGGCAGTATGGGATGTTATTGGACGCGCTGTGGCTATAACCGCAAATGCGGATGATATGGGACGCGGCAATAATGCGCAGAGTCAAATTGATGGCAATTCAGGTGAACG tATTGCATGCGGCATTATTGCGCGTTCTGCGGGTATCATGGAGAATTTCAAGAAAATATGTGCATGCGATGGTGTAACGCTATGGGACGAAAGGAGCAAGCCTTTAGCAGGTGGTGATCGTGCACAAAAATTGTAA
- the LOC137245273 gene encoding uncharacterized protein isoform X1: protein MGFEVSENLRVVFQAIEERISKAILYDRYELKMVLKNLSSMEQLLVARNFCKSVWNIGSLRVLAVLHDANVLTASNYILSLENAGELQLILNDFLEAEFELLKELFIVAHHDSNRAIILNDNLDECLAGLFADLLKNPQLNDLKYIDSIASRDMPNDFGVNLIQKHVRIILDLHKSNTKTTFANFTNWINEGVDEIQFTKEIYNKLLRQSEQDAISYLFKLSTAENFMDWKFYLILLQTIASKCSSESATYIRKYFKSRLSQIAALPSLDAMLHLLLSVRAATATTLDIDKNVTAYAEWYKQNISDMKFVLKVEEFQNIIDLLTQCIPYEAAEDYVEIHATFTISPPVHCGKLVQNYKSKCKMQLAKIKQQKKGNNDNNQSIDIDDSS from the exons aTGGGCTTTGAAGTAAGTGAAAATTTAAGAGTTGTATTTCAG GCCATAGAGGAAAGAATCAGTAAAGCCATTCTCTATGATCGATATGAGTTGAAAATGGTTCTGAAAAACTTAAGCTCAATGGAACAA CTCCTGGTAGCGCGAAATTTCTGCAAATCCGTATGGAATATAGGAAGCCTGCGTGTGCTGGCAGTGCTGCATGATGCTAATGTACTTACAGCAAGCAATTACATATTGAG CCTTGAGAATGCTGGGGAGCTGCAACTAATCTTAAACGATTTCCTAGAAGCTGAATTCGAACTGCTCAAAGAATTGTTCATTGTGGCACATCATG ATAGTAATCGTGCCATTATACTGAATGATAATTTGGATGAGTGTCTCGCTGGCCTTTTTGCTGATTTACTGAAGAATCCGCAGTTGAATGATTTAAAATATATCGATAGTATTGCTTCAAGAGATATGCCAA atgatttCGGGGTAAATTTGATTCAAAAACATGTACGCATTATACTCGATCTACATAAAAGCAATACTAAAACAACTTTCGCCAACTTCACAAATTGGATAAATGAGGGAGTAGATGAAATACAATTTACCAAGGAAATATATAACAAA CTTCTTCGGCAATCAGAGCAAGATGCTATCTCGTACCTTTTCAAACTATCCACTGCTGAGAATTTCATGGActggaaattttatttaattttactacAAACAATTGCTAGTAAATGCTCATCGGAAAGTGCTACATACATACGAA AATATTTCAAATCACGACTATCGCAAATAGCTGCATTACCTTCGCTGGATGCTATGCTACATTTATTACTCTCTGTTCGCGCTGCAACAGCCACAACACTGGATATTGATAAGAACGTTACAGCTTATGCTGAATGGTATAAACAAAATATAAGCGAtatgaaatttgttttaaaagtggaagaatttcaaaatataatcgatttacTGACACAATGCATCCCATATGAAGCTGCAGAGGATTATGTAGAG ATTCATGCAACTTTTACAATATCACCACCGGTACACTGCGGCAAACTTGTACAAAATTACAAAAGCAAATGCAAAATGCAATTGGCcaaaataaaacagcagaaaaaaGGTAATAACGATAATAATCAAAGTATAGATATCGATGATAGCAGTTAA
- the LOC137245273 gene encoding uncharacterized protein isoform X2 — translation MGFEVSENLRVVFQAIEERISKAILYDRYELKMVLKNLSSMEQLLVARNFCKSVWNIGSLRVLAVLHDANVLTASNYILSLENAGELQLILNDFLEAEFELLKELFIVAHHDSNRAIILNDNLDECLAGLFADLLKNPQLNDLKYIDSIASRDMPNDFGVNLIQKHVRIILDLHKSNTKTTFANFTNWINEGVDEIQFTKEIYNKLLRQSEQDAISYLFKLSTAENFMDWKFYLILLQTIASKCSSESATYIRKYFKSRLSQIAALPSLDAMLHLLLSVRAATATTLDIDKNVTAYAEWYKQNISDMKFVLKVEEFQNIIDLLTQCIPYEAAEDYVEIHATFTISPPVHCGKLVQNYKSKCKMQLAKIKQQKKADCSQLQWALSDST, via the exons aTGGGCTTTGAAGTAAGTGAAAATTTAAGAGTTGTATTTCAG GCCATAGAGGAAAGAATCAGTAAAGCCATTCTCTATGATCGATATGAGTTGAAAATGGTTCTGAAAAACTTAAGCTCAATGGAACAA CTCCTGGTAGCGCGAAATTTCTGCAAATCCGTATGGAATATAGGAAGCCTGCGTGTGCTGGCAGTGCTGCATGATGCTAATGTACTTACAGCAAGCAATTACATATTGAG CCTTGAGAATGCTGGGGAGCTGCAACTAATCTTAAACGATTTCCTAGAAGCTGAATTCGAACTGCTCAAAGAATTGTTCATTGTGGCACATCATG ATAGTAATCGTGCCATTATACTGAATGATAATTTGGATGAGTGTCTCGCTGGCCTTTTTGCTGATTTACTGAAGAATCCGCAGTTGAATGATTTAAAATATATCGATAGTATTGCTTCAAGAGATATGCCAA atgatttCGGGGTAAATTTGATTCAAAAACATGTACGCATTATACTCGATCTACATAAAAGCAATACTAAAACAACTTTCGCCAACTTCACAAATTGGATAAATGAGGGAGTAGATGAAATACAATTTACCAAGGAAATATATAACAAA CTTCTTCGGCAATCAGAGCAAGATGCTATCTCGTACCTTTTCAAACTATCCACTGCTGAGAATTTCATGGActggaaattttatttaattttactacAAACAATTGCTAGTAAATGCTCATCGGAAAGTGCTACATACATACGAA AATATTTCAAATCACGACTATCGCAAATAGCTGCATTACCTTCGCTGGATGCTATGCTACATTTATTACTCTCTGTTCGCGCTGCAACAGCCACAACACTGGATATTGATAAGAACGTTACAGCTTATGCTGAATGGTATAAACAAAATATAAGCGAtatgaaatttgttttaaaagtggaagaatttcaaaatataatcgatttacTGACACAATGCATCCCATATGAAGCTGCAGAGGATTATGTAGAG ATTCATGCAACTTTTACAATATCACCACCGGTACACTGCGGCAAACTTGTACAAAATTACAAAAGCAAATGCAAAATGCAATTGGCcaaaataaaacagcagaaaaaaG